One region of Gorilla gorilla gorilla mitochondrion, complete genome genomic DNA includes:
- the ND4L gene encoding NADH dehydrogenase subunit 4L: MPLIYMNIMLAFTISLLGMLVYRSHLMSSLLCLEGMMLSLFIMATLMTLNTHSLLANIVPITMLVFAACEAAVGLALLVSISNTYGLDYVQNLNLLQC, translated from the coding sequence ATGCCCCTTATTTACATAAACATTATACTAGCATTTACCATCTCACTTCTAGGAATACTAGTGTACCGTTCACACCTAATATCCTCCCTACTATGCCTAGAAGGAATAATATTATCACTATTCATTATAGCTACTCTCATAACCCTCAATACCCACTCCCTCTTAGCTAACATTGTACCCATCACCATACTAGTCTTTGCTGCCTGTGAAGCAGCAGTAGGCCTAGCCCTACTAGTCTCAATCTCTAACACATATGGTCTTGACTATGTACAAAACCTAAACCTGCTCCAATGCTAA
- the ND4 gene encoding NADH dehydrogenase subunit 4 (TAA stop codon is completed by the addition of 3' A residues to the mRNA): MLKLIAPTIMLLPLTWLSKKHMIWINTTTHSLIISIIPLLFFNQINNNLFSYSLSFSSDPLTTPLLMLTTWLLPLTIMASQRHLSNEPLSRKKLYLSMLISLQISLIMTFTATELIMFYIFFEATLIPTLVIITRWGNQPERLNVGTYFLFYTLVGSLPLLIALIHTHNTLGSLNILLLTLTAQELPNSWANNLMWLAYTMAFMVKMPLYGLHLWLPKAHVEAPIAGSMMLAAVLLKLGGYGMMRLMLILNPLTKHMAYPFLALSLWGMIMTSSICLRQTDLKSLIAYSSISHMALVVAAILIQTPWSFTGAVVLMIAHGLTSSLLFCLANSNYERTHSRIMILSQGLQTLLPLMALWWLLASLANLALPPTINLLGELSVLVTTFSWSNTTLLLTGSNMLITALYSLYMFTTTQWGPLTHHITNMKPSFTRENILMFMHLSPILLLSLNPDIITGFTS; the protein is encoded by the coding sequence ATGCTAAAACTAATCGCCCCAACAATTATACTACTACCGCTAACATGACTCTCCAAAAAACATATAATTTGAATCAACACAACCACCCACAGCCTAATCATCAGCATCATTCCCCTACTATTTTTTAACCAAATTAATAACAATCTATTTAGTTACTCCCTATCTTTTTCCTCCGACCCCCTAACGACCCCCCTCCTAATATTAACTACCTGACTCCTACCCCTTACAATTATAGCAAGCCAGCGCCACCTATCCAACGAACCACTATCACGAAAAAAACTCTATCTCTCCATATTAATCTCCCTCCAAATCTCCTTAATCATAACATTCACAGCCACAGAACTAATCATATTCTATATCTTCTTCGAAGCCACACTTATCCCTACCCTAGTTATCATCACCCGATGAGGCAACCAACCCGAACGTCTAAATGTGGGTACATACTTCCTATTCTACACCCTAGTAGGATCCCTCCCCCTACTTATCGCATTAATCCACACTCACAACACCTTAGGCTCACTAAATATTCTATTACTCACCCTTACTGCCCAAGAACTACCTAACTCCTGAGCCAACAACTTAATATGACTGGCATACACAATAGCCTTTATAGTGAAAATACCACTTTACGGGCTCCACCTATGACTCCCTAAGGCCCATGTTGAGGCCCCCATTGCTGGCTCAATGATGCTCGCTGCAGTACTCTTAAAATTAGGTGGCTATGGCATAATACGCCTCATACTCATTCTTAACCCCCTAACAAAACACATAGCTTATCCTTTCCTCGCCCTATCTTTATGGGGTATAATCATAACAAGCTCCATCTGCCTACGGCAAACAGATTTAAAATCGCTCATTGCATACTCCTCAATTAGCCACATAGCCCTTGTAGTAGCAGCTATCCTTATCCAAACCCCCTGAAGCTTCACCGGCGCAGTTGTTCTTATAATTGCCCACGGACTTACATCATCATTATTATTCTGCCTAGCAAACTCAAACTACGAACGAACCCACAGCCGCATCATAATTCTCTCTCAAGGACTCCAAACCCTACTCCCACTAATAGCCCTTTGATGACTTCTGGCAAGCCTCGCCAACCTCGCCTTACCCCCCACCATTAACCTACTAGGAGAGCTCTCCGTACTAGTAACCACATTCTCCTGATCAAACACCACCCTTTTACTTACAGGATCTAACATACTAATTACAGCCCTGTACTCCCTTTATATATTTACCACAACACAATGAGGCCCACTCACACACCACATCACCAACATAAAACCCTCATTTACACGAGAAAACATCCTCATATTCATGCACCTATCCCCCATCCTCCTCCTATCCCTCAACCCCGATATTATCACCGGGTTTACCTCCT
- the ND3 gene encoding NADH dehydrogenase subunit 3 (TAA stop codon is completed by the addition of 3' A residues to the mRNA) — MNFALILMTNTLLALLLMIITFWLPQLNSYMEKTNPYECGFDPVSPARIPFSMKFFLVAITFLLFDLEIALLLPLPWALQTTNLPLMVMSSLLLIIILTLSLAYEWLQKGLDWAE, encoded by the coding sequence ATAAACTTCGCCCTGATCTTAATAACCAACACCCTTCTAGCCCTACTACTAATAATTATTACATTTTGACTACCGCAACTTAACAGCTACATAGAAAAAACTAACCCCTACGAATGTGGTTTCGACCCCGTATCCCCCGCCCGCATTCCTTTCTCCATAAAATTTTTCCTAGTAGCCATCACTTTCTTACTATTTGACCTAGAAATTGCCCTCCTATTGCCCCTGCCATGAGCCCTACAAACAACCAACTTACCACTAATAGTCATGTCATCCCTCTTATTAATCATTATCCTAACCCTAAGTCTAGCCTACGAATGACTGCAAAAAGGACTAGACTGGGCCGAAT
- the COX3 gene encoding cytochrome c oxidase subunit III (TAA stop codon is completed by the addition of 3' A residues to the mRNA) gives MIHQSHAYHMVKPSPWPLTGALSALLMTSGLAMWFHFHSTTLLMLGLLTNMLTMYQWWRDVMRESTYQGHHTLPVQKGLRYGMILFITSEVFFFAGFFWAFYHSSLAPTPQLGAHWPPTGITPLNPLEVPLLNTSVLLASGVSITWAHHSLMENNRNQMIQALLITILLGLYFTLLQASEYFEAPFTISDGIYGSTFFVATGFHGLHVIIGSTFLTICLIRQLMFHFTSKHHFGFEAAAWYWHFVDVVWLFLYVSIYWWGS, from the coding sequence ATGATCCACCAATCACATGCCTATCACATAGTAAAACCCAGCCCATGACCCCTAACAGGGGCCCTCTCAGCCCTCCTAATAACCTCAGGCTTAGCCATATGATTCCACTTCCACTCTACAACCCTACTCATACTAGGCCTACTAACCAACATACTAACTATATACCAATGATGACGCGATGTAATGCGAGAAAGCACGTACCAAGGCCACCATACACTACCCGTCCAAAAAGGCTTACGATATGGAATGATCCTATTTATTACCTCAGAAGTCTTTTTCTTCGCAGGATTCTTCTGAGCTTTCTACCACTCCAGCCTAGCCCCTACCCCTCAACTAGGAGCACACTGACCCCCAACAGGCATCACCCCACTAAACCCCCTAGAAGTTCCACTTTTAAATACATCTGTACTGCTCGCATCAGGTGTCTCAATTACCTGAGCCCACCATAGCCTAATAGAAAATAACCGTAACCAAATAATTCAAGCACTACTTATCACAATTTTACTGGGCCTCTACTTCACCCTCCTACAAGCCTCAGAGTACTTTGAAGCCCCCTTTACCATTTCCGATGGTATCTATGGCTCAACATTTTTTGTAGCCACAGGCTTTCACGGGCTCCACGTCATCATTGGGTCAACTTTCCTCACTATCTGTCTTATTCGCCAACTAATATTTCACTTTACATCCAAACACCACTTCGGCTTCGAAGCCGCCGCTTGGTATTGGCACTTCGTAGATGTAGTCTGACTATTCCTATACGTCTCCATCTACTGATGAGGGTCCT